tacagataCCTACCTAACCTCTATAAATTTCTTTGTTTATACTTAGTTCAAGTATGAAAAAATCATTTCCATTAAGTTATCgatcaaaaaaaaagaagaattaATGAAGAGTTAGAAGCGCATTATAATTCTGTACaagataattctttttttattgatgactctgtagataatattgataaatctcCTAGTAATTTATCACaaattacagaaaataatatagttgaaacGAATAATAGcccaaataataatgattttgtatCAGATGATAGTTTAACGGATAATATCAATAAGactcaaaattataattcaaatactgAACATTTTAACGATCTGTTAAACTTAAATACTTCAACTGAtggtgataatatatattttgttgcaGACAAATCTTTTTGTTTTGAGTTAGCTGATTGgtcaatacaaaacaaaattccaCATACTGCTTTAAATAGTCTcctattaattttaagaaaacataaatgtttttctaCTTTGCCCAAAGATGCTAGAActattttacaaacaaaacCAGTAGAGTTATGTAAAATGCGAATCGTTGATCCTGGTAAATATTACCATTTTAGAATCGAAAATGGAATTAATAGAtacttttcaacttttaagtATCTCTGAAGTATCCATCCGGTCAAGTAAGTTTGAATTGCACTTCAAATCTTTGTAAAAATCGTCAGTCTTAATGTGATATATCAGTGAAtctagaaataaattaataaaaaaaataaatataatgtttgtaatagaaaaattgaataataataataatttacctgtaTCTGTATACATGAGGTTGATATTATCACCATAATGCGCCTTCATTACATTAAAATGGTAATCGTACATCATGGTTTTACTGATATCTAATACTGCGAaatctatacaaataattaaaaattataaatactaaaatatgacatttttttatgcaagtaaaataaattgttacctatatatattggcttgttaaacatgataattttgttttccaaTGAGACAGCAGCAAGATTTTCACTGTATGTCGtacaatgtttaaatgtttgctTGTTGATTAGTTTTTGTAATCTTTGTGGACATGAAACTAGTTCCATCTTAAAACGTTTCCGTAAAGATTCCATAGTTTTCCCAAAAACTGCATTGTTTAAGAGTTTGAAGAAATCCTTTTCGAATTCATTCTTTGCGTTCTTCCTCATttcggtatttaatttaatgtattttgcaAGCCAATCCGATTGTTTGAACTCTAAAACTCTGTGTACTTTTTCTACAATTAAACCATTTGCTATGGCTTGCTGCAGGTTTCGATAATGGattacgtaatttttttttgaatgaagTGTCGCCATAAGTTTTTTCACTTTTGAACCAGGAGGAATTTTGTTCTCAGGTAAAAATGGAAGATCGTTGTGTAAGTCATGGAGTTCATTAGGGTATGATATGTCTACCTCATACACTCTGCCTATATCTGACGTCGGCGTCAAAGCATCTAATCCATCTAACTTAGGCTCCACCCATTTAAAGTCACCGTATGGCATGTGCTGTGACATTGCCCACCCGTACAAATTGTTACAATCTTGGTAAACTATCCACGATTTTGACTTTGTTGGGTCATAATCTTgggttttttcattattagctTTAGCGTACCTCATACTTGCTTGTGTGAGGCCGCCGCGGATtgaattttcgaaaaataagTGGGTGTCAAAATCAGAGAGTAATTCTAGTTTGACTTTGGTATATTTCAACATACAGTCAAAACTAAAACCTGGAGCTGTAAAGTAGTAAACAGGGTCTAAATTGTATGTAGAAATGCACATGTCtctgaaattttcaaacacgtCAGCCAACAGCAGCACGTCAATTTTTAGATACAAATCGCTATATTCTCCTAGGGTTTTGCATTTGAAATGGTTCCATACTGTGACTGCGTGTTCGTATTCCTCATCGTCTATATGTTCTTCCGTTAATGTGCTATAAAAATCTTCTTTCCGAGGCAAAATCGTTTCTTCTAACTTGTCCCAACTATCGGTAAACTCGTAAGGGTATACACCCTTACGTGTGACGAGATCCATATCTCTGGGTGCGAATGCTTTTGCGGTTTCTCTGAACTTCTTGAACCCTGGTGTTAATAAATTTTCTGCGAGTGTTGATAACTTTGATGCCATGAATCGACAAGAGTCTATGAATCGAATTG
This genomic window from Metopolophium dirhodum isolate CAU chromosome 1, ASM1992520v1, whole genome shotgun sequence contains:
- the LOC132933408 gene encoding uncharacterized protein LOC132933408, giving the protein MSYGVFVKATENVTIDLLEKYDIPTSPIIYRGSESHQDVAKRFVNEVTEIARRVQDLLKTNKPIIMTEKEQIAHVSKSTCNLCECNFSIKNQKVADHCHLSGTFRQTLCNTCNLKLQKPNFIPCFLHNLSNYDAHFIVTELGNDTKSISVIPNSEEKYISFSKHVTNNFSIRFIDSCRFMASKLSTLAENLLTPGFKKFRETAKAFAPRDMDLVTRKGVYPYEFTDSWDKLEETILPRKEDFYSTLTEEHIDDEEYEHAVTVWNHFKCKTLGEYSDLYLKIDVLLLADVFENFRDMCISTYNLDPVYYFTAPGFSFDCMLKYTKVKLELLSDFDTHLFFENSIRGGLTQASMRYAKANNEKTQDYDPTKSKSWIVYQDCNNLYGWAMSQHMPYGDFKWVEPKLDGLDALTPTSDIGRVYEVDISYPNELHDLHNDLPFLPENKIPPGSKVKKLMATLHSKKNYVIHYRNLQQAIANGLIVEKVHRVLEFKQSDWLAKYIKLNTEMRKNAKNEFEKDFFKLLNNAVFGKTMESLRKRFKMELVSCPQRLQKLINKQTFKHYFAVLDISKTMMYDYHFNVMKAHYGDNINLMYTDTDSLIYHIKTDDFYKDLKCNSNLLDRMDTSEILKS